Proteins encoded within one genomic window of Microbacterium sp. LKL04:
- a CDS encoding MFS transporter: MTDRPDSPTAREVLWRFGPMVYAPTVLFAIGEGAVLPLIPILAGNLGADVALSALIASLLVIGQLVGNLPAGWAVARVGERVTMMIAGSVALVVSLAAALVPSLPVFAGAVFLIGSCAAAFGLARHSFMTTRVPVMFRARALSLLGGTFRLGMFTGPFIAAALIGLFGDERSTIWFFAVCLVALIVLVTFGPDPEKQFVAKTVRSHEAEDSGEPVTGSIPVAERVGVFRTMWLHRRVLSRVGLAAASLSAVRSARQVVLPLWGVSIGLDAQSIALVVGISGALDFALFYASGQVMDRFGRLWAALPAMVLMGSGFLALSVTHDGASAEMWFAMFAAVLGVGNGLSSGILLTIGADLAPKDDPAPFLGSWRTLTDAGGATTPLIVTGITAVSSLSFAAGAVGVIGLVGAVAFIRWLPRFLPHAGR, translated from the coding sequence ATGACCGACCGACCCGACTCCCCCACTGCCCGGGAGGTGCTCTGGCGTTTCGGACCCATGGTCTACGCGCCGACCGTCCTCTTCGCGATCGGCGAAGGAGCCGTACTGCCCCTCATCCCGATCCTGGCAGGCAACCTGGGTGCTGACGTCGCACTGTCGGCACTCATCGCTTCGCTGCTCGTCATCGGACAGCTGGTCGGCAACCTGCCCGCGGGCTGGGCGGTCGCCCGGGTCGGCGAGCGGGTGACGATGATGATCGCGGGCTCCGTGGCGCTCGTCGTCTCGCTGGCTGCCGCGCTGGTGCCGTCCCTGCCGGTCTTCGCGGGCGCGGTGTTCCTCATCGGTTCGTGCGCCGCGGCGTTCGGCCTGGCGCGCCACTCCTTCATGACGACGCGCGTACCCGTGATGTTCCGCGCGCGTGCGCTGTCCCTTCTCGGCGGCACCTTCCGCCTCGGCATGTTCACCGGCCCCTTCATCGCGGCGGCTCTCATCGGACTCTTCGGCGACGAGCGGTCGACGATCTGGTTCTTCGCGGTGTGTCTCGTCGCCCTCATCGTCCTGGTGACGTTCGGGCCCGACCCCGAGAAGCAGTTCGTCGCGAAGACCGTGCGCAGTCACGAGGCTGAGGACTCGGGCGAACCCGTGACCGGCTCGATCCCGGTCGCAGAGCGGGTGGGCGTGTTCCGCACGATGTGGCTGCACCGGCGCGTGCTGTCGCGTGTCGGACTCGCGGCGGCGAGCCTCTCGGCCGTCCGATCGGCGCGTCAGGTCGTCCTGCCGCTGTGGGGAGTGTCGATCGGCTTGGACGCGCAGTCGATCGCCCTCGTGGTCGGTATCTCCGGCGCCCTCGACTTCGCCCTTTTCTACGCGAGCGGTCAGGTCATGGACCGCTTCGGACGGCTGTGGGCGGCTCTTCCGGCGATGGTCCTCATGGGCAGCGGCTTCCTCGCCCTCTCGGTGACGCACGACGGCGCGAGCGCCGAGATGTGGTTCGCGATGTTCGCTGCAGTGCTCGGCGTGGGCAACGGCCTCTCCAGCGGCATCCTGCTGACGATCGGTGCGGATCTCGCGCCGAAGGACGATCCGGCGCCGTTCCTCGGGTCGTGGCGCACACTGACGGATGCCGGTGGCGCCACCACCCCGCTGATCGTCACGGGCATCACGGCTGTCTCGTCGCTGTCGTTCGCGGCCGGCGCGGTCGGCGTGATCGGGCTGGTCGGCGCCGTGGCCTTCATCCGCTGGCTGCCGAGGTTCCTCCCCCACGCGGGACGCTGA
- a CDS encoding pilus assembly protein TadG-related protein has product MIRRDDQEGSILLLTIGYALLALVLVFVTVDATSLYLAQKRTQATADAAALAGADGFTLDVVDGEPRAELTDGGVREQAQAIVATEPDASIVSAGSPDGVSARVVVSSMWRPPISTLFVPEGITLQATATSRTALE; this is encoded by the coding sequence ATGATCCGGCGCGATGACCAAGAGGGCAGCATCCTGCTGCTGACGATCGGCTACGCACTGCTCGCCCTCGTCCTGGTGTTCGTGACGGTCGACGCGACCAGCCTGTACCTCGCGCAGAAACGCACGCAGGCGACGGCGGATGCCGCGGCTCTCGCCGGTGCCGATGGTTTCACCCTCGACGTCGTCGACGGCGAGCCTCGTGCGGAGCTGACGGACGGGGGAGTGCGGGAGCAGGCGCAGGCGATCGTCGCCACCGAGCCTGATGCGAGCATCGTCTCCGCGGGCAGCCCCGACGGGGTGTCCGCGCGGGTCGTCGTCAGCTCGATGTGGCGTCCGCCCATATCGACGCTGTTCGTCCCCGAAGGCATCACCCTGCAGGCGACGGCGACGAGTCGCACCGCGCTCGAATAG
- a CDS encoding TadE/TadG family type IV pilus assembly protein: MRPRRASTERLLGDEAGSAALEFIVGGVILLVPIIYLVVTLGIIQSHALGVESASRHVARAVASAESVEDADDRAAAVLDSLVTEYDLDRDTLAVDVSCVGDAVTCPTAGAIVRVTVSSSVPLPLVPPVLGLDDAARVGVESSSVQKVSRYWRDG, translated from the coding sequence ATGCGCCCGCGGAGAGCTTCGACTGAGCGCCTCCTCGGCGACGAGGCCGGCTCGGCCGCGCTCGAGTTCATTGTCGGCGGCGTCATCCTGCTCGTGCCGATCATCTACCTCGTCGTGACCCTCGGCATCATCCAGTCGCACGCTCTCGGCGTCGAGTCAGCCTCCCGGCATGTCGCTCGAGCGGTCGCGTCCGCGGAGAGCGTCGAGGATGCCGATGACCGTGCCGCCGCGGTTCTGGACTCCCTCGTGACCGAGTACGACCTCGACCGCGACACGCTGGCGGTCGATGTGTCTTGCGTGGGCGACGCCGTCACCTGCCCCACCGCGGGCGCCATCGTGCGGGTGACGGTCTCCTCGTCGGTCCCGCTTCCGCTGGTCCCACCGGTCCTCGGTCTCGACGACGCGGCCCGGGTCGGGGTGGAGTCTTCCTCGGTGCAGAAGGTCTCGCGGTATTGGAGGGACGGATGA
- a CDS encoding TadE/TadG family type IV pilus assembly protein yields the protein MRRLLSEERGSTPVEFVLVGVLLTVLTLGVLQLGLAVYVRNVVHDAAVEGAYHAALADVETSAGAARAREVVDRAVGGGFVESATATETGALGYETVSVTLTTRLPLIGLLGVPHGWEVTVHAPAESFD from the coding sequence ATGCGGCGGCTGCTCTCCGAGGAGCGCGGATCGACCCCGGTCGAGTTCGTGCTCGTCGGCGTGCTGTTGACCGTTTTGACCCTCGGAGTGCTCCAGCTGGGGCTCGCTGTCTACGTCCGGAACGTCGTCCACGATGCCGCTGTCGAGGGCGCCTACCACGCTGCTCTGGCGGATGTGGAGACGTCTGCCGGCGCCGCCCGGGCACGAGAGGTCGTCGATCGTGCGGTCGGCGGTGGGTTCGTCGAGAGCGCGACCGCGACGGAAACCGGTGCCCTCGGGTACGAGACGGTGTCGGTGACCCTGACGACCCGGTTGCCGTTGATCGGTCTCCTCGGCGTCCCGCACGGGTGGGAGGTGACCGTCCATGCGCCCGCGGAGAGCTTCGACTGA
- a CDS encoding type II secretion system F family protein, whose product MSGLTHVALAIVLGGAFASGLVLVATRIPRLAAPTLSRRIAPYLRDIADPRGLTPLAPVPGDWRARRDRLMASVGGAARLEHRLRQAGWTQDAAGFRARQLTWVVVGGLLGGVVVVILTVSGRLTPGAAVLPPVLALSAAALVDFRLTAAARRRRTRVEEELPTLLEFLSLCLAAGEGLRDALHRVGEIGSGELTVEIRRAVLDSGTGSNLSDALLDLGRRLDVPALSRAIEHLVAAIDRGAPLAGVLQAQAGDAREDAKRSLIEQAGKKEIAMLFPIVFLLLPMSVLFAVFPGIVMLRLGVG is encoded by the coding sequence GTGAGCGGCCTCACGCACGTGGCACTGGCGATCGTCCTCGGCGGCGCCTTCGCCAGTGGCCTCGTTCTCGTCGCGACGCGCATTCCGCGTCTCGCCGCCCCGACGCTTTCCCGTCGTATCGCGCCGTACCTGCGCGACATCGCGGATCCGCGCGGCTTGACACCCTTGGCCCCGGTTCCCGGGGACTGGCGTGCGCGCCGCGATCGCCTCATGGCATCGGTCGGCGGGGCGGCGCGACTGGAACATCGCCTGCGCCAGGCCGGCTGGACGCAGGATGCCGCAGGATTCCGCGCTCGTCAGCTCACGTGGGTCGTCGTGGGTGGCCTGCTCGGCGGCGTCGTCGTCGTGATCCTCACTGTCAGTGGAAGACTCACGCCCGGAGCCGCCGTCCTGCCGCCGGTCCTTGCCCTGTCGGCGGCGGCACTCGTGGACTTCCGTCTCACGGCGGCCGCCCGTCGTCGTCGGACGCGCGTGGAGGAAGAGCTTCCCACCCTCCTGGAGTTCCTCTCGCTGTGCCTCGCGGCCGGCGAGGGGCTGCGGGACGCGCTTCATCGGGTGGGCGAGATCGGCAGCGGCGAGCTCACCGTGGAGATCCGACGCGCAGTCCTCGACAGCGGCACCGGATCGAATCTTTCCGACGCGCTCCTCGACCTGGGGCGGCGCCTGGATGTGCCCGCGCTGTCGCGAGCCATCGAGCACCTCGTCGCCGCGATCGACCGCGGCGCCCCGCTCGCCGGCGTCCTGCAGGCGCAGGCGGGCGATGCCCGCGAGGACGCCAAGCGTTCGCTCATCGAGCAGGCCGGGAAGAAGGAGATCGCGATGCTCTTCCCGATCGTGTTCCTCCTGCTTCCCATGAGCGTACTTTTCGCCGTCTTCCCGGGCATCGTCATGCTTCGCCTCGGGGTCGGCTGA
- a CDS encoding type II secretion system F family protein: protein MTTVLGVTLAAGILLALSPWLWPPRTVREEGYPRDGRATRLLQDAGFGHATVGHLAMVSLAAAALAGAAVWLVTALPAFAAVAAVAGFFAPASWLRGRVRRLQKGRRQLWPDVCDLLVASVRSGMSLPDAVSALGEVGPPALRPAFAAFASDVSASGHFDSSSLRLKARLADPVADRIIEALRMARQVGGTELTSVLRALSASVRAEAALRAEIEARQSWIRGAAVLGVVAPWVILGLLALRPEGATAYSSPEGVTVIILGAAVSVVAFRLMLGIGRLPEPRRWFA, encoded by the coding sequence ATGACGACCGTTCTAGGCGTGACGCTCGCCGCCGGCATCCTCCTCGCCCTCTCACCCTGGTTGTGGCCGCCTCGGACGGTCCGCGAGGAGGGATATCCGCGTGACGGTCGAGCCACGCGCCTCCTGCAGGATGCCGGGTTCGGTCATGCCACCGTCGGGCATCTCGCGATGGTCTCGCTCGCCGCGGCAGCCCTCGCCGGTGCGGCGGTCTGGCTGGTGACAGCTCTCCCCGCCTTCGCCGCCGTCGCCGCGGTGGCCGGCTTCTTCGCTCCGGCGTCGTGGTTGCGCGGACGCGTGCGTCGCCTGCAGAAGGGACGTCGGCAGCTGTGGCCCGACGTCTGCGACCTCCTCGTCGCCTCGGTCCGTTCGGGGATGTCGCTCCCCGATGCGGTCTCCGCCCTGGGTGAGGTCGGGCCACCGGCACTTCGTCCCGCTTTCGCGGCCTTCGCGTCGGACGTCTCCGCCTCCGGGCATTTCGATTCCAGCTCCCTGCGCCTCAAAGCACGCCTCGCCGATCCCGTCGCGGACCGGATCATCGAGGCGCTCCGGATGGCGCGGCAGGTGGGCGGCACCGAGCTGACGAGCGTCCTCCGGGCCCTGTCGGCGTCCGTCCGTGCCGAGGCGGCGCTGCGGGCGGAGATCGAAGCGCGCCAGTCGTGGATCCGCGGCGCCGCCGTCCTGGGTGTCGTCGCACCGTGGGTGATCCTCGGACTTCTCGCCCTGCGGCCTGAGGGCGCCACGGCGTACAGCAGCCCGGAAGGGGTGACCGTCATTATCCTGGGTGCGGCCGTCTCGGTCGTCGCGTTCCGACTCATGCTGGGGATCGGTCGCCTGCCGGAGCCGCGGAGGTGGTTCGCGTGA
- a CDS encoding CpaF family protein: protein MSFPQTTSTTRGLTSIAERVRERLRTEEVDPSRDPERASYIARAEVRRHNDFALARGVDVIEDEAASVRDILSTVSGYGPLQALLDDPDVEEIWINAPDKVYIARDGRSERAPIVLSDTAVRDLVERMLHATGRRVDLSQPFVDASLPDGSRLHVVIPDITRRHWAVNIRKFLTRFRTLDDLVAAGSVGSAEAAILRAAMRDRTSVIVSGATHAGKTTLLGALIAAAPSHHRIVTVEETFELTAQAPDLVALQGRQPSLEGTGEVSLRRLVKEALRMRPDRLVVGEVRDAEALDLVLALNTGVPGAATIHANSATDALRKLGSLPLLAGRNIDRDFLLPAIAASVGLVVHCRRDADGRRAVAEIVAPTGRVVDGVIETRPVFGGESA, encoded by the coding sequence ATGAGCTTCCCGCAGACCACGTCGACGACTCGAGGCCTGACCTCGATCGCCGAGCGCGTGCGCGAACGACTGCGGACCGAAGAAGTCGACCCGTCGCGGGACCCCGAGCGGGCGTCCTACATCGCCCGGGCCGAGGTGCGGCGTCACAATGATTTCGCCCTCGCGCGCGGCGTCGACGTCATCGAGGACGAAGCGGCATCCGTTCGAGACATCCTCTCAACGGTCTCCGGTTACGGTCCGCTTCAGGCGCTCCTGGACGATCCGGACGTCGAGGAGATCTGGATCAACGCGCCCGACAAGGTCTACATCGCTCGAGACGGACGCAGCGAACGGGCCCCGATCGTGCTCAGCGACACGGCGGTGCGGGACCTGGTGGAGCGCATGCTTCACGCCACCGGTCGACGGGTCGATCTGAGCCAGCCGTTCGTCGACGCCTCCCTGCCCGACGGATCCCGGCTGCACGTGGTCATCCCCGACATCACGCGCCGCCACTGGGCCGTGAACATCAGGAAGTTCCTGACACGCTTCCGCACCCTCGACGACCTCGTCGCAGCCGGATCGGTGGGCTCTGCGGAGGCTGCGATACTCCGCGCAGCGATGCGCGACCGCACCAGCGTGATCGTGTCCGGTGCGACGCACGCCGGCAAGACGACGCTGCTGGGTGCGTTGATCGCTGCGGCGCCCTCGCACCACCGCATCGTGACGGTGGAGGAGACGTTCGAGCTCACGGCGCAGGCGCCTGACCTGGTCGCGCTCCAGGGACGGCAGCCGAGTCTGGAAGGCACCGGCGAGGTATCCCTCCGACGACTCGTCAAGGAAGCACTCCGCATGCGACCCGACCGGCTCGTGGTCGGCGAGGTCCGCGACGCCGAAGCCCTGGACCTCGTCCTGGCGCTCAACACCGGCGTGCCCGGAGCTGCCACGATCCACGCGAACTCTGCGACCGACGCTCTCCGCAAGCTCGGTTCGCTCCCGCTCCTGGCAGGCCGGAACATCGACCGCGACTTCCTCCTCCCGGCCATCGCCGCCTCCGTCGGGCTCGTCGTCCACTGCCGACGCGATGCCGACGGCCGTCGAGCCGTCGCCGAGATCGTCGCTCCGACCGGTCGGGTGGTCGACGGCGTCATCGAGACCCGTCCCGTGTTCGGGGGCGAGTCGGCATGA
- a CDS encoding DedA family protein, translating into MHPFALIPWLDPETIINAAGPWALVVVCFIVFAETGLLVGFLLPGDTLLIMAGLLSNPVTHAPNGVFGVNVWIVGLLIGLAAFLGGEVGYLIGRKGGPAVFERKESGLFSRSNVERTNAFFERYGGVTVILARFVPIVRTFAPVAAGVGKMAWHKYSLYNLIGAVIWGFGLTVIGYLVSLIPGVGQFVAEYIDVILLVAVAGTIVFIVWHYFAEKRKVKREMAAGPDGLTDASEAQELVLEPEAFDGKTDGRGGDAPRL; encoded by the coding sequence GTGCACCCCTTCGCCTTGATCCCCTGGCTGGATCCCGAGACCATCATCAACGCGGCCGGTCCTTGGGCGCTCGTCGTGGTCTGCTTCATCGTCTTCGCCGAGACGGGACTGCTTGTCGGCTTCCTCCTCCCGGGCGACACCCTCCTGATCATGGCGGGCCTGCTCTCCAACCCGGTGACGCATGCACCGAACGGCGTCTTCGGCGTGAACGTCTGGATCGTCGGTCTCCTCATCGGTCTTGCCGCCTTCCTCGGCGGAGAGGTGGGCTACCTCATCGGGCGCAAGGGCGGACCCGCCGTCTTCGAGCGCAAGGAATCGGGACTGTTCAGTCGCAGCAACGTCGAGCGGACGAATGCATTCTTCGAACGGTACGGCGGTGTGACGGTGATCCTCGCGCGCTTCGTTCCGATCGTCCGCACCTTCGCCCCCGTCGCGGCAGGCGTCGGCAAGATGGCCTGGCACAAGTACTCGCTGTACAACCTGATCGGCGCGGTCATCTGGGGCTTCGGCCTCACCGTCATCGGGTACCTCGTCAGCCTCATTCCCGGCGTCGGTCAGTTCGTCGCCGAGTACATCGACGTCATCCTGCTGGTCGCGGTGGCGGGCACCATCGTCTTCATCGTCTGGCACTACTTCGCCGAGAAACGCAAGGTCAAGCGCGAGATGGCTGCCGGTCCCGACGGGCTCACGGACGCCTCCGAGGCGCAGGAGCTCGTCCTCGAGCCGGAGGCGTTCGACGGCAAGACCGACGGTCGCGGCGGGGACGCCCCGCGCCTCTGA
- the ku gene encoding non-homologous end joining protein Ku produces MRSIWKGALTFGLVNVPVKVYSATEDHDVSLHQVHAADGGRIRYQRICEIDGEVVPYSDIDKAYDDGERTVVLTSDDFAALPSERSREIEVVEFVPTEQIDLLTLDKAYYLEPDSKSPKAYVLLRQTLEQTDRTAIVRFALRQKTRLAALRVRGDVLVLQTLLWADEVRAASFPVLDEPVKISSKELELSASLVDSFSSDFDPSEFTDEYQKELRTLIDAKLEKGDAFDTAETFGEKADAEGGEVIDLMAALRASVEKSRAARTGEDAGGKTKADADGKSAPATKEPAKKATVKKAPAKKAPAKKKAS; encoded by the coding sequence ATGAGATCGATCTGGAAAGGCGCGCTGACCTTCGGACTCGTCAACGTGCCCGTCAAGGTGTACTCGGCGACGGAGGACCACGACGTGTCGCTGCACCAGGTGCACGCCGCCGATGGCGGCCGCATCCGCTACCAGCGCATCTGCGAGATCGACGGCGAAGTCGTGCCGTACTCCGACATCGACAAGGCCTACGACGACGGCGAGCGCACCGTCGTCCTGACCTCCGACGACTTCGCAGCGCTGCCGAGCGAGCGCAGCCGCGAGATCGAGGTCGTCGAGTTCGTCCCCACCGAGCAGATCGATCTGCTCACCCTCGACAAGGCGTACTACCTCGAACCCGACTCGAAGAGCCCGAAGGCGTACGTGCTCCTGCGTCAGACCCTCGAGCAGACCGACCGCACCGCGATCGTCCGGTTCGCGTTGCGGCAGAAGACGCGGCTCGCCGCTCTCCGAGTGCGAGGCGACGTGCTGGTTCTGCAGACGCTCCTCTGGGCGGACGAGGTGCGCGCGGCATCCTTCCCGGTGCTCGATGAGCCGGTGAAGATCTCGAGCAAAGAGCTGGAGCTCTCGGCATCCCTCGTCGACAGCTTCTCGAGCGATTTCGACCCGAGTGAGTTCACCGACGAGTACCAGAAGGAACTGCGCACCCTCATCGACGCGAAACTCGAGAAGGGCGATGCGTTCGACACCGCCGAGACCTTCGGGGAGAAGGCGGATGCCGAGGGTGGCGAGGTCATCGATCTGATGGCGGCCCTGCGGGCCAGCGTCGAGAAGAGCCGGGCGGCGAGAACGGGCGAGGATGCCGGCGGGAAGACGAAGGCCGACGCCGACGGGAAGTCGGCGCCGGCCACGAAGGAACCCGCGAAGAAGGCTACGGTGAAGAAGGCTCCGGCGAAGAAGGCTCCTGCGAAGAAGAAGGCGTCCTGA